One Streptomyces sp. NBC_00223 genomic window carries:
- a CDS encoding type III pantothenate kinase, with protein sequence MLLTIDVGNTHTVLGLFDGDEIVEHWRISTDPRRTADELAVLLQGLMGMHPLLGDLGDGIDGISICSTVPSVLHELREVTRRYYGDVPSVLVEPGVKTGVPILVDHPKEVGSDRIINSLAAVHLYNGPCIVVDFGTATTFDAVSARGEYVGGAIAPGIEISVDALGVRGAQLRKIELARPRSVIGKNTIEAMQSGILYGFAGQADGIAERMARELADDPDDVTVIATGGLAPLVLGEASIIDAHEPWLTLIGLRLVYERNVSPS encoded by the coding sequence CCGTCCTCGGTCTTTTCGACGGCGACGAGATCGTCGAGCACTGGCGGATCTCCACGGACCCGCGCCGCACGGCGGACGAGCTGGCGGTCCTGCTCCAGGGGCTGATGGGCATGCATCCGCTGCTGGGCGACCTCGGGGACGGCATCGACGGCATCTCGATCTGCTCGACGGTGCCCTCGGTGCTGCACGAGCTGCGCGAGGTGACCCGCCGCTACTACGGCGACGTCCCGTCGGTCCTGGTCGAGCCGGGCGTCAAGACGGGCGTGCCGATCCTGGTCGACCACCCCAAGGAGGTCGGCTCCGACCGGATCATCAACTCGCTGGCCGCCGTGCACCTCTACAACGGGCCGTGCATCGTGGTCGACTTCGGCACGGCGACGACCTTCGACGCGGTCTCGGCGCGCGGGGAGTACGTGGGCGGCGCGATCGCCCCCGGCATCGAGATCTCGGTGGACGCGCTCGGGGTGCGCGGCGCCCAGCTGCGCAAGATCGAGCTGGCCCGGCCGCGCAGCGTCATCGGCAAGAACACGATCGAGGCGATGCAGTCCGGCATCCTCTACGGTTTCGCCGGCCAGGCCGACGGCATCGCCGAGCGGATGGCCCGCGAGCTGGCCGACGACCCCGACGACGTGACGGTCATCGCCACGGGCGGTCTGGCCCCGCTGGTGCTGGGCGAGGCGTCCATCATCGACGCGCACGAGCCCTGGCTGACGCTGATCGGCCTCCGCCTGGTCTACGAACGCAACGTCTCCCCGTCCTGA